One window of the Babesia microti strain RI chromosome IV, complete genome genome contains the following:
- a CDS encoding conserved Plasmodium protein, unknown function (overlaps_old_locusTagID:BBM_III09355), translating to MANTASTNNRNVNEIAKFKFFKKRRQNLHAHGPSDSTSYNVQHSQSFSRGANSSAENSRNSRRKILDSQPLNSFKGFLKDSEENDKTQCSTNEHNLDLSDITDDGQNNLYPKRPNIDLRKCVPIYYISWIRDQLLYGNCNISISNSNERKVEEILHCQKIKIENLKKHPDINNSNIEILRLLYSRHMALYKSYLNLVREPPSLNRFSSFATTNGVYIRMVKMDGQGSSLFDYNDIDIGNFSQIEGCNLTHDSIIANFIRGPYDSFGSQAGTNESSFYIDEHHVEGPTFINSSHLPSNKSIPMEFLPLKMGKEYLGDWCESWYRKEAIAQSLWDRATKELIIVKALVNIQSIPLTEFEGFDISNVSAGERFWAPLYIAERLCYLGLVYIEIPFWLLPDFLKELYEKENNIQGSLSELPSEYFFEIAYAFMSHSLFKRICFPPSKTKLSEQTIFIVISKASGIVEDIKECRENKIRAFISTLKSQNVFTMQNLQFSETYILSQFLGAFWPPTIKYTTQSDAKHWKEHFKELTKQLKDIVMKNS from the exons atGGCAAATACAGCTTCTACTAATAATAGAAATGTAAAtgaaattgctaaatttaaatttttcaaGAAAAGACGGCAGAATTTGCACGCGCATGGCCCTTCTGATTcta cTTCATACAATGTGCAACACTCTCAGAGTTTCTCACGTGGAGCAAATTCAAGTGCTGAAAATAGCAGAAATTCTCGTAGAAAAATACTAGACTCTCAGCCTTTGAACTCATTCAAAGGATTTCTCAAAGACTCCGAAGAGAACGATAAAACACAATGCTCTACAAATGAACATAATCTTGATTTATCTGATATCACAGACGATGGTCAAAATAATCTATACCCTAAGCGCCCAAACATTGATCTTCGCAAATGTGTTCCTATATACTACATATCATGG attcgtgatcaattattatacgGAAATTGTAACATATCTATTTCAAATAGTAATGAACGGAAGGTTGAAGAGATTTTGCATTGCCAAAAGATTAAAATTGAGAATTTAAAGAAACATCCTgacataaataatagtaatattgaaatattaCGTTTGTTATACTCTAGACATATGGCACTTTACAAATCATACTTAAATCTTGTTAGAGAACCTCCTTCTCTAAATAGATTCAGTAGTTTTGCTACTACAAATGGTGTTTATATAAGAATGGTAAAGATGGATGGACAAGGGTCGTctttatttgattataacGATATAGATATAGGAAATTTTTCTCAAATTGAAGGTTGTAATTTAACACATGATAGTATCATTGCTAACTTTATTAGAGGGCCATATGATTCATTTGGTTCTCAAGCAGGGACAAATGAATCCAGTTTTTATATTGATGAACATCATGTTGAAGGCCCAACATTTATAAACTCTTCCCATTTACCTTCAAATAAGAGTATACCTATGGAATTTCTTCCTCTTAAAAt gggTAAAGAATATTTGGGAGATTGGTGTGAGAGTTGGTATCGCAAAGAAGCTATAGCTCAAAGTTTATGGGATAGGGCAACAAAGGAACTTATTATTGTAAAGGCACTAGTGAATATTCAATCTATTCCTTTGACCGAATTTGAG GGTTTTGATATTTCCAATGTTAGTGCTGGTGAAAGATTTTGGGCACCTTTATACATTGCCGAAAGACTTTGTTACTTAGGTcttgtatatattgaaatcCCCTTTTGGCTATTGCCTG ATTTCTTAAAGGAGTTATATGAGAAagaaaataatattcaGGGAAGTCTATCGGAGCTTCCTTCggaatatttttttgagaTTGCGTATGCTTTTATGTCCCATTCATTATT TAAAAGAATTTGTTTCCCTCCAtcaaaaacaaaattatctgAGCAGACAATCTTCATTGTTATTTCAAAAGCATCTGGTATTGTAGAAGATATTAAGGAATGCCGCGAAAATAAAATTCGTGCAT TTATATCAACCTTAAAGTCTCAAAACGTGTTTACAATGCAAAATCTGCAATTTTCTgaaacatatatatt atCGCAATTTTTAGGGGCATTTTGGCCGccaacaattaaatatacaacgCAATCTGATGCTAAGCATTGGAAAGAACATTTTAAAGAGTTAACTAAGCAATTGAAAGATATTGTAATGAAaaatagttaa
- a CDS encoding hypothetical protein (overlaps_old_locusTagID:BBM_III09360) produces the protein MIYKRISHMLFIFSIHWVLIIENISCEISDSARRFLRAVKLMRISKSINVNRPGEIESKCDIWEALRLYGKSKHDSSDLREQSRILLEQISKKAKIIGPSLGDFRSDMVENMSNLALRQMEILDLVEQEKGILEDAAHTINGILRKTISKYKIAVKEKPTRNVNEDHENKKYLLISDKPYEFLFRSKPPSLSDYGRKSTQIVDKNNISALGHSLGNNKRGLGNNKNNLNYKSDNATSSVLNWKRIFKKGSSIDELYDDENAEMDELYELIESLVYGSGKLKLLFGAFELIEENAKGVFSRLSWNLNEKLNEISANKRNS, from the coding sequence atgatttataAAAGAATATCTCATATGTtattcattttttcaattcaTTGGgttttaataattgaaaatatttcttGCGAAATATCCGATAGTGCTAGGCGTTTTTTGAGGGCCGTAAAATTGATGCGAATTTCGAAAAGTATAAATGTCAATAGGCCTGGTGAAATTGAAAGTAAATGTGATATTTGGGAAGCATTGCGTTTGTATGGTAAAAGTAAACATGATAGTTCAGATCTGAGAGAACAGAGTCGAATTTTACTGGAACAAATTAGTAAAAAGGCAAAGATTATAGGACCTTCATTAGGTGATTTTAGATCAGATATGGTTGAaaatatgtcaaatttagCACTCAGACAAATGGAAATTCTTGATTTAGTGGAACAGGAAAAGGGAATATTAGAAGATGCAGCTCACACTATAAATGGAATATTAAGAAAAACTATTTCCAAGTATAAAATTGCAGTTAAAGAAAAACCTACACGCAATGTAAATGAGGATcatgaaaataaaaaatatttattgatttcTGATAAACCTTATGAATTTTTGTTTAGGAGTAAACCCCCTTCTTTATCGGATTATGGGAGAAAATCCActcaaattgttgataaaaataatataagtGCCCTGGGCCATTCCTTAGGAAATAATAAGAGAGGTTTGggaaataataaaaacaatttgaattacAAAAGCGATAATGCTACATCTAGTGTTTTAAATTGGAAAcgaattttcaaaaaagGTTCTAGTATAGATGAATTATATGATGATGAGAATGCTGAAATGGATGAGTTATATGAGCTAATAGAGAGTTTGGTTTACGGATCTGGAAAGCTGAAATTGTTGTTTGGAGCTTTTGAATTGATTGAAGAAAATGCTAAGGGAGTATTCTCCAGATTATCATGGAATTTGAATGAGAAATTGAATGAGATTAGTGCAAACAAGAGGAATAGTTGA